One Vibrio tapetis subsp. tapetis DNA segment encodes these proteins:
- a CDS encoding mechanosensitive ion channel family protein, whose translation MDALISYLRNDIFLVQQSWFSDVLLITGLSFFIWIAWRIIYARIETLTEKTVNKWDDAVIHALKTPISTLIWCWPAISSIGLILQTYVDSNLNWLGSIQMLFSIAIAVWIVFRLVNNIETEMLEQNRHDETTVQAIAKIARLVFALLGLLSIMQSFGLSLSGLLTFGGVGGLIAGLAAKDLLSNFFGGVMVYFDRPFKVGDWIRSPDRQIEGTVERIGWRMKVIRTFDKRPLYVPNSVFSNIVVENPSRMKNRRILETIGLRYDDSEKVAMIIADVKEMLVNHPDIDAKQTLIVNFNSFGPSSLDFFIYTFTKTVNWVKFHEVKQAILLEVMTIIKKHDADIAYPTQTVNIKHLQGLPLQQGEHINFEHE comes from the coding sequence ATGGATGCTTTAATCAGTTACTTGCGTAACGATATCTTTCTCGTTCAACAATCTTGGTTCAGTGACGTACTTCTCATCACTGGCCTTAGCTTTTTTATATGGATTGCTTGGCGCATTATCTACGCTCGTATTGAAACCCTAACTGAGAAGACCGTAAACAAATGGGATGACGCGGTCATACATGCTCTTAAAACACCGATCAGTACACTCATTTGGTGTTGGCCTGCTATTTCTTCCATTGGTCTAATTTTACAAACCTATGTAGACAGCAATTTGAACTGGCTGGGGTCAATTCAAATGTTGTTTTCAATTGCGATTGCGGTCTGGATTGTGTTCCGTTTGGTCAATAACATTGAAACTGAAATGCTCGAGCAAAACAGGCATGACGAAACGACCGTTCAAGCCATCGCAAAGATTGCGCGTTTGGTGTTCGCCCTACTCGGTTTGCTAAGCATTATGCAAAGCTTTGGGCTTAGCTTATCGGGGCTATTAACCTTCGGTGGTGTTGGTGGTTTGATCGCGGGTTTGGCAGCCAAAGACCTTCTATCTAACTTTTTTGGTGGCGTTATGGTTTATTTCGATCGCCCATTTAAAGTTGGAGACTGGATTCGTTCACCTGATCGACAAATAGAAGGCACAGTGGAAAGAATTGGTTGGAGAATGAAGGTGATTCGCACGTTCGATAAGCGCCCGCTGTATGTGCCCAACTCAGTTTTTAGCAATATAGTCGTTGAGAATCCATCAAGAATGAAGAACCGTCGTATTCTTGAAACCATAGGCTTGCGCTACGACGACAGCGAAAAAGTCGCCATGATCATCGCGGATGTAAAAGAAATGCTGGTCAATCACCCAGATATAGATGCCAAACAAACGTTAATCGTCAATTTTAATAGTTTCGGGCCTTCTTCATTAGATTTCTTTATTTACACGTTCACGAAAACCGTCAATTGGGTAAAATTTCATGAAGTAAAACAAGCAATTTTACTAGAAGTAATGACGATCATAAAAAAACACGATGCTGATATCGCCTACCCAACTCAAACGGTTAACATTAAACACCTTCAGGGGTTACCGTTACAGCAAGGCGAGCACATTAACTTTGAACATGAATAA
- a CDS encoding GNAT family N-acetyltransferase, protein MVCINTAGYPIAANNITTFAFDDVSGVCSKRFKQSIEHDLFHLHTLLDDQKQPIGYCSFWTDIVQSPRNNDKNVYFFQIHYVYIRPDHRGLRLANTLVKMFACHVLNELRDNPSVTAFCDKSYYTSDGGVAFGQKVRQLLAGVKNLRFV, encoded by the coding sequence ATGGTGTGTATCAATACAGCAGGGTACCCAATTGCGGCTAATAACATAACGACGTTTGCGTTCGATGACGTGTCTGGTGTCTGCAGTAAACGATTTAAACAATCAATCGAACACGACCTGTTTCATCTGCATACGTTATTAGACGACCAGAAGCAGCCGATTGGTTACTGCTCATTTTGGACCGATATTGTGCAAAGCCCGAGAAACAACGATAAAAATGTGTATTTCTTTCAAATTCATTATGTCTATATCCGCCCAGATCATCGAGGCTTGCGTCTGGCCAATACCTTAGTCAAAATGTTTGCTTGCCATGTTCTAAATGAGTTGCGAGATAACCCCTCGGTGACTGCATTTTGCGATAAATCATACTATACCAGCGATGGGGGCGTGGCCTTTGGTCAAAAAGTGCGCCAATTACTGGCTGGAGTAAAAAACTTACGTTTTGTCTGA